In Lolium rigidum isolate FL_2022 chromosome 7, APGP_CSIRO_Lrig_0.1, whole genome shotgun sequence, the DNA window CGTGGTAACGTATCTGTGCTGCAGAGCATCATTAGAGAGAAAGATGCGAATCGTCCCACCATATCCTCTAAAGGGCCTGTTGTTCACAGGCAGGAGGTCAATTTAAGCTTTAGACCAGCAGCGAAAAACAATGATGgagctgcaaacaaacatcatgcaAGATTTAATATAAGCACTAATGTCGACCGTCCTAGCGAGGTCAGACCTTCAGGTAGGCCTACCTTAGTTACTGGTGTTGGTTCTCCGAATAAGTTCCGGTTGCAGTTGCCCGGGGAGGTTAAGCTTGCAGAGGAAGGTGACAAATTATTAGATGGGCTGGGTCCACGGTTTTCTGATTGGTGGGGGTATGACCCCCTTCCGGTGGATGCTGATTTGTTGCCAGCTATGGTTCCTGGATTCCGCAGGCCTTTCCGTCTTCTTCCTTCAGGTGTACCACCCAAGCTAACAGATAGAGAAATGACTATCCTCAGGAGACTAGCTCGCCCGTTGCCTTACCACTACGCACTTGGTAATATTTGGTAAATTTCTATCATCTTGGGTTACGTTTGATGTGGATTGCTGTTATGAagtttcctgttttctactgtgtaGGAAGAAGCAGTAACCTTCAAGGATTGGCTGCATCTATGATCAAGTTATGGGAGAGATGTGAGGTAGCAAAAATTGCGATGAAGAGAGGTTCACACTGTATTGATAGTGAGCTCGTCTCCGAGGAATTAAAGGTAGGTAGGTTTTATTGATTTGTTGTACGCAAGTTATACATTGCATTTCATGTTGTCTAGCACTTATTTTGTAGTAATACAGTAGTTTGATAGCACTGTAGCTTTAGCTTGTGAAATGTTAGCTGACTGTAACCTTGTTATTGAGGAGTAAAATCTCGATGTTTCCCCTGCAAAAAAGATGTAAGATGTTTATCCGTGTTCCATCATAATTGAAGTTATGCGCATCCTTGACATCATATGTGCCATCTAATATGGTGTCATGAAATGCGTAATCATTCATGATTGTCTAACTTGGACCTTGAATACATATTAAGTTGATCAAATCAATCCTCTGCTTGGTCACTTCCTTTGTTTTTTGAATGTATGACTTCTCCATCATGATGTATCACATCTTGGTCTTCCCATCCATCGTACTTGTCCTCACATCTGAGACTTGTCCCTCTTTGATGGATCGTATCGAATTGAATCTCGCAATGCGTCTTCTCAAGCTTTCCGTCTCTCGATGGTAAAATTGCAACGTGCAGGCTCAAAGAGGAGGTCAGGCCTCCCTTGCTAACCTGGATTGACTTTCTGTTTTAGTCTACTTTTATTTATAGCCTAACTCTAGTGGTGATTCTTACCTAGTGCAGACAATTTGTAAATCCCCTTCTAATAAACTTGCTGTCAGGAGTCAGGACCTCCTGTACAGTCTTCCTTGATTTTCTTAAAGTTAAACTGCTACAGCTTAGGACTCCTACGTGCATAAACTTTACTTTTTGTAATCTGAGGAAACTTAACAAGTTCATGTTTATGGTAGATTATTTTTCAACGTTCAAAAAAGCGTACGCTCAGACCCGCTTAAGCGGTGATTAGAGCGAAGCGGTGGCATACCGCTTCGTTTCAGGCCTGAGCGGAAGGTTAAGCGCTGAGCGCGATTAAGCGTTGCGATTGGGCGTTGAGTGTTGCCTAAGCGCGCAAAAGCGGAGGTAGGCGGAAGAAAATAGCTCGCTGCGCGTCCACAGTTGGTCGCGGGAGAAGGAAAAATTGAGCCCAGCTGGGCAGGGAAGCGAGTAGATAGGGTTCCAACTCGGCCATTCCCCCACATCCcagacaagagagagaggggagagtgGCGGCGCACAAGATTTCCGCGGGTGAacctccgcccgcgccgccggtgCAGTCCAGCATGCACAGCCCTCCGCCTCTTCCTCCAGGCCGGCGGGAGCTCGTCCCTCTTCCTCCaagtgctccacctccaccacgcgTTCCTCCCCGTCCAGGCGCCCCAGATCGAGGTCGACCTCAAcctgctcgccgccggccgccgcatcTCTCAGATATCCCCTAATCCCTCCCTGTCCAGGCGACCCAGATCGAGGTCGACCTCAACCTGCTCGCTGCCGGCCGCCGCATCTCTCAGATATCCCCTAATCCCTATTTTTTCCAGCTCGTGTGTGGGTGTGTGCGATGTAgctcgtgtgtgtgtgtgcgtgttgcCTGAATCCTGATTAGATCATGTGCCTTTAGGTTACTGGGTGTGTGCATTCGTGTGTTGCCTCAATCGTGTGGACGTAGCTGTGTAGGTTCATGGGTGTCTGCGATGCGCTGCTAGCTAAGTCCTGAACTGCTACTGTTGTTGTTTGTTGCGTTGCTGAATTGCTACTGTTGCTGTTTGCTGCTGCAAGAGCTAAGAGATTTTTGCAATTTTGTAATGTTTATAAAACTACATCATATTATAGTCTTCTGTATGTCCAATTTGCCTTCCGTGCTCCTGGACGTACGCTTTTGCCCTGCACGCTTAAGCGGCGCTTAAGCTCGCTTAAGCAGCAGTTCCTCTAGGCAGTGCCTCACCGCTCGCTTAGCGCTCAGCGCTTTTTTGAACGTTGTTATTTTTTCTTCCACGGGGAGCAGTTGATTATCATTATAATCGACTTAAGAGGTCAGCTGACAAGTTACCAAGAGGCTTGGGATCAAGCCCCAGAAAATCCAAAAATAAACCCACCTAATGTGTTATTAGCTGTGCTCAAATGACAACAATTAGCCACAAGTTATGGCTGCTATACTAGTCTGACTAGCCAGCGGCTGTCTGCTCATCACCTTGATATATGAGATCGGACATTAGGCAAATTACTTTAGCTTTGCGTTTCTGATAATCCAAATCTGAGTCAGAATAATGCTGTGGACTGTAGAGGAACAACTCATACTTCACTGCTACAAAGTGGACATAAAAAATGTTGAATAGGGGCATTTTCGTTGCTGTTTTTCCAACCAGTTGAAACTTACTGTTAGAACTAAATGTTGTATGCATTTGGTTAAAAAACTAACACTTATGAGCATTCTTTCCTGGTTTGACCCACGAACACCAAAAAGAGAAGGAAGAGTTTAATCCAAAGAACTGATAACACAGTCTACTCCACGGTCTAAAAGTTTGATATAGAAACATGTTCTATTCTTCTATTGATAGGCAGGGAGTACCTTTGTATATGAGATTTTATTAGTACTACTCATGAGCTAAGGAAAGTATGCTCTCATGCTACTTAAAAATTCTAAATTCAGGACTAAGTTATCTAGGAGTCAGAAAGCACAAGTAAACCAATGGCGATTTGCTTCTAATGGTTTTTTGTCCCTCATTAAAACCTTTCTAAGCCCTTTGAACTTTACTTTTCTCTACTATACTCTTGAATTTCCATTACAAGGCCACCAATTCAGTATAAGCTTCATCCTATATTACTATTATAAATTCTGCTGTTGTGTTTTTAATTTCGCAGGGCTTGACCGGTGGGACTCTTTTAGCAAGAGATAATGAGTCAATTGTACTGTACAGAGGAAAAGATTTTCTCCCCCCAGCCGTCTCTGTCGCAATAGAGAAACGCAGAAAGCACGACAATTCCACAATCAGCAAGCTTAAGCCTGAAATTGAAGAAAGCCTACCTACTCAAGATGCTTCTGAACTGAAGATGGCAAGTGATGCCTCAGTACACAGGCATGAATGCTATGAAGATAAGAATGAAGTGGAAACATCTGGTACAGAGTATAAAACAGAATCTCCGGATACAGTTCCCCATAATGTGGAGACCAGATTATCCCAGGTATATTTTCAGTAATTTAACAGTTGCCATCTTTTGGTAATTTTGAATTCTTCTTTTTAAAAAATCCAGTCACATAATAGATGTAAACATATTATTCAGGCTCTAGCAGAGAAAGTGAAGGCTGAAAAACTTCTTGAAGAGCTAGAAAAGGCATCTCAGCCTTCAATAGCTGAAACAAGAGAATCCATCTCAGAGGAGGAGAGGTACATGTTGAGGAAAGTTGGTTTGCAGATGAAACCATTTCTGTTGCTAGGTGATTATTCTTCTCAACCGTCCTGTACACTGTGCACATCCGTTATGAGCACATTGTTTTATATGAGTTTAATGAAAGATACGTGTAATATTTTCCTACAACTACAAGTGTCGTAGGGTTGCAGTTCTCGTGTTAACAGGATGAATCCTATGTGGCTTTATGCTCCTTGAAGTGCCCAAATTTGAAGTTCTGTCATCTGATGCGACTCATCTTGAAAAAAATCTCATTCTCTACCATCTAACACCTATTCATCACATCAGTGTTACTTTTGTAAGCATCCAGCATAATGACCCAGCTCGCGCCCACACCAAAGGACCATTCATAATATTCGTTACTCAACTTGCACAACCTGCGGTAACGATAATGATAGTCTACAATACTGGTTCTCTAGAAAAATCTGATATCCTGGTCCTTAATATAATGTGAATGACTAGATAGACAGCACAGACTGTTGGGATCTTTAAAAAAAAGGTGTGCACTAGGTAGCTAGGACAGGGTTTCCATAAACCTCATGCATATACCTACATCTTACATTTATCTCTTCTAATATTGTTGTTTTCAATTGACTTGCAGGAAGGAGAGGAGTTTTTGATGGAACAATTGAAAATATGCACCTTCATTGGAAgtatcgagaacttgtcaagctTATATGTAAAGAACACAGCATGGAAGATGTGAAATATGCTGCTCGAACTCTAGAAGCTGAGAGTGGTGGTATTTTGGTGGCAGTGGAGAGAGTGAGCAAAGGACATGCAATTATAATGTATCGAGGGAAGAACTACCAGAGGCCGTCAACTCTCAGGCCAAAATCTTTGTTGAATAAGAAAGATGCTCTGAAGCGTTCGGTGGAGCTTCAGCGCCGCAAGGTGAAACTTAAATGCACTTGTTTGTGATGGTCTTCTCGTGAGGTTTATTTTCAGACTGAAATAATATTCTTTGTTTATTTTAGTCCTTGAAGCTTCACGTGCTTAATCTATCAAAGAACATCGACTACTTGAGGGGTCAGATGGTGAGTTTTAGTCCCTGAAACTTTGACATAAATTTTTTTAGCAAGCGGAGTTTCATCCTGTGATTGTTTAATCAGGTGAACAAAAGCCATGAGAACAAAGGCATGCATGATCTCAGCAACAACTCTCGAACATTAGAGGAGACGAGTGAAGTAAACATTTTGAGAACTTGACTGTAGTTCCATTGCAGCCTAGTATTATGTCCCATCATGTGCCTGAATATATATTTATGTAAATATGCATGGTCAAGGAAGTGCCTGAAGTTGCTCTTGAGTTTTTCGAGCCAGAGGGCGAGGAGTGCACTTCAGATGGAACAGATAGAGCCTTGAATTTAACCAGGTCTGGAGTTCCATTGGATGATACACAGGTTTATAGTCACCCCTATGGAAAACTCTACTTTGTAGTTTGCGATTTTTTAAATGATTTATGATGAACTAATGTGCATACTGCACATGGTATTTGCAGAAATTATGTTTGAACGCGCTTAAAGATGATTCCTCTGAGGCTTCAAGGCCATACGCGAATGAGAGTTCAAGTACAGCTTCATCAGATAATCTGATCAAATATGTGAGTTTGTTAGTGTTGTCTGCCCACCGAATAGTTAACTTTTTTTTTGGTTCTCCGCTGATGCTGATGAATGGCTGTTGCAGCAAAAACGGCTGAGCTTTCCTGTAGCATACCATTCAGATAGTGGTAGTGAAGTCGATTTCAAAGATGCCAAAACCCTTGGCCCTTCCCAGGCAATGGATGAGACTATTATGGATCAGAGATGTACTTCTCACTTGTCTACCAGAGCTGCACCACTTACAAATCGAGAAAGGCTTGTGCTAAGGAAGCAAGCTCTGCAAATGAAGAAGCGACCAGTACTTGCCATTGGTATCTTCTTATTCCTTTCTCTTGTATTGTTTACACCAACTTCAAATTAATATGGTGATCATCGGATTCCTGTCATAGGGAGGAACAATGTCATCACGGGAGTTGCAACAACAATCCGAACACACTTCAAAAAGCATCCTCTTGCTATTGTGAATATTAAGAACAGAGCGGATGGTACTCCAGTTCAACAGCTGATATCAGAACTAGAGGTTCGTAATCTACACCAGAGTGTAGCTAGATCCTAAGTAATCTGACTAATCCAAGCTTCTTCGCTGTCCAATGGTAACAGGAGGCAACTGGATCGGTTCTAGTCTCGCGAGAACCAAACAAAGTGATTTTGTACAGGGGTTGGGGAGCAGAAATGTCACAGAAAAGCTCCAAGGAAGACAGTACAGTTGAGGGAGAAAAGGAGGTGATATCACCACAGCTTCTGGAAGCCATTAGATTAGAATGTGGATTTCACCCTGGTGAATCACAGTAGCTGGGCATGGATCCTTGACAATATCTCTACAGACGTATTTCTAGAAGAAATATACAATCTCCACCTGTGGTCTGTGTATTGGAGAAAATTTGTGTGTGGCAGACGTGCACTGTGAAGCTGCACATAAGCAAGGTGTGGAACTATGCTGTGCTACCATAGTGGTGATCTTGTTTATTTGCAAATTTGAAATTGAATCTTTATGATGCATCGACTGAACTTTTGTTTTGTTTACCCTCCTTTTTTTTATGCAGGTCCAGCTGAGCCTCATAAGCTGTGGAGATACAGACCAACATTGTTTCTATCAACCCCTTATTCTTATTTCCCTACATGTAAATCTTGTACTTCTGAGAATACATTCTGAATAAATTTTCCCCTAACCCAAATCAGATGTCACTAAAACTCTCAGCAGGTACAATCCGACAGAAAAACAACAACTAACTGCAGATGCTGGAATCCAGCAAAATATGCAAGTGACTGAGGAAACCCCTTTTCTCCTATCATTTGTCCCGTTGGCTTTCACGGATGGCACAGGTAAAGATGCCATGACAAAAGGCAATGATATGTTTGCTGATTTGTTTCAGCACTACCGACACCAAGCACTGTTGTTCATAGTGACAGATTTCTCAAATGCATTAGCTGTTGTCCTTTGCAGGCTGTGAATTTGACTAGAAGCGAATTGTGATGGCACTAGATTCGAATAGATGCGGCCTCTGATTGTAGGTTTTATCTGATCGCTGGTCATTCGGTTCACGGGCTAATATTGATAGTCTGTCAGGTAAAGCAAAACCATCGACCTGATGTGTATAAGGTTGCACGATACTTTTACGAAAATGGTCAGAACTCAAGATTtccctatctattatatactaaaagcaaaataagattGTTTTTCgagacaccacattaatccacatatACTTAGAAAATATAAACCGATGATTTTTGTATCAACGTCTGAGATTAAAAGATAAGAAGTGTTACGTACAATAATTTTCGTGTACAAAAATAAGCTCTTGACACGTACGTGCCATATGAAAACACACGTTGCATATAATAGACCTACCGGGCTGTTGTatatctccaaaaaaaaaaagcagatcGGTATCTTTTTTCTTATCTCTTTCCTCTCTAGCATGGCCGTTGTATTTCTCCAAAAAACAAAGCCAGATTGGTACTTTTTTTCTTATCTCTATCGTATCTAGCCCGCAAGAATATGTCACGTTCAATCCAATAATCCAAATATTTCCTTTGTTTGCATGTCTTTCTTCCATTACTTTGTTGATAGACCAGTTCAATGTGTCGTACTGATTTTTTCCTTCCTTGCACATACCTACCCAAAGGAACGGACAGAAATAAGGGATTCAAATCCTAACTCCAAACGAACAAACAGAAAGAAATCAGAAAATTCAATCGCTAGCTAACCAAGTCTGTTCGCAAAAAAGCTACCTTAGTACATCCAGAATAGCTGAGTCCATGCACATAAAAACGGTACATGGATGGCAAGAAAGCTCCGTTTGAGAATAATTTGGTGGATCCTTTTGTTATACTTAATCTCCGTTTGAGAATAATTTGGTGGATCCTTTTGTTATACTTAATCTCCGTTTGAGAATAATTTTCGCCGATTTGTATAAATTCTCATGTAACGAAAATTTGCTATATTTTCAACTTATAATATACTAACATCTGTTCAGAAATAATTGTGGTGGATTttctagattcacatgtatctatACTAAAAATGTGTCTACATATATGCGCATTTAGATAAAATTCAACATTAATTTACTAATGTAGGGAATAATAGAGTATAAATGACCGATATGTGTTGTACAAATCTATGCATGTGCATGGTCAAGTATACAAAAATAAGAAAATCAAGTCTATAATAAAGAAAGAGATACATATATATATCGGAAATACACTTTTGGTCGTAGGTGCATATGCTCCTACCGCTtgaaaaaacattttaaaatgataaaaaaattgaacaaaagTTTCACGCCTACATGTTGACATTTTATGTGTGCCGGCCAATTTTCGTGGAAATCCaacattttttgtgttttgtgtaAAAATATTAAAATAATGTCTCAATAAGATCTATTTTTCATcgatttttgtctttttacagaCAATATAAACAATATTGGTTCTCTTTGAAATGCTTTTGAAACTCATTTAGAAAAACAAGAGCATCTACTTCTGGGTGTAAAAACACGCTGCGAAGAAGGCTGAAATATCATACTCTTTGAATATTTAGCAGAAACAAATACAAATAACTGACTGTGTATTTCGTTTAGTTTAAGCATATCTGATCCATATGGCTTGATATTGGCACACTAATCATTCTTTAAGAAGAAATACATGTTACCACATTAATGTAAGTAGCCTAGATATAGTCTGAGATgatctattatataattcaatcagCTTAAGACCGGAAGCAAGCGATATACTAGAAATTCTTATAAAATATCAAAGTACTCAACATAGGAGCATAAATCATTCCAATCATACAGTAAAATAAAACATTGTGTATAaatggagtggtgttttggcacccgggagcatatgctcccggttctTAAATTTCATTTAAAATACACTTTTAAACTGTTGAATAATTCAGACATAAAATTTAGTGGGTACATCTCGAAAatctacacgttcacaaagtggttccatagaaaaccgacatttttagtaccgtgtgtaaaaagacaaattttgatgtaaAAAAAAGTTGTGTACATGACATTTGTTTTGTCTTTTtgacacaagtcacaaaaaatggtGTTTTTTCACAAAACTTGATGTACGCACGTAGAATATCGATACCTAAGTGCTGAaagttttgttcaaatttttttgacatttcaaaatatttttactggtggcaggagcatatgctcccatgtgccaaattgAGTTTCTGGTGTATAAACCACTAAAAACATAGATAGAAAATTACTATATAAAAATAGATAATAGTATACAAAAAAAACTCAGCGACTGGCCATTGATATAATTTAATGGTAGAACATATTTCACATATGGTGGGTCTTTTACATTAGTTCTGAATTCACGTCTGTAAATTTTCTCGATCTGTTTCTAATTTTACACCACACGGCCACACTTGTCCTTTTTTGCCTCCCTAATTTTACACATTCACTACACTCTATAGTTAATAGTGATCACTTAAGTTGTAGTTCGACGTAGATACATTGTTTCTAATAAATTCCTAATGTTTTCTACTTTTTGTAAAGTTGATGATTTAGTGAAATTATGCTTGAACGAATATGTTGAAGTATATCATTTGATTATCTACATCATGTCAGTTTTCTGTGCAGAAGAAACACTACTGATAATAAAAATAATTATGTATTAAAGTTAGAAGAATTTTGATAGCACAAAGCAAAATCTCAATGATTTAAAAGATTTTTTATGGAGAACTATCTACCCAATTTTATTATTAAAGAATCCACAACTAAAATATCCGTCACCACACAAAAATAATACTCGATTCCACCAAAAGAAGAAACCTAAAGAAAATGTTTAATTCAAACAAAGTCTAACGATTTTTTTTACTTTGAATAATCAAAATAATAGAAGAGCAAAGGTGTTGAAACTAATAAATTTTTAGTGTATATTTAATATTAGTTAGACTATAAACAACAATCACATGTTACACCTGGTCTAAACATGTTTAGTCCTCACCACACAGACCCACTAATTACTATACATGGAATGTAAAAATACTTATAATTGGATTCTTAGAGAAATTCAAGGCAAATAAAAACTACACTTACCATATTATGCTTTCATAGCAAATTAGACATACAACACTTTGGATGCTTAATATTTTCAACACAAtacgatgatgccctcgcatttgcgagggccaccttgctagttataTCTTATAACAAAATTAGAGCGCTTAGTATGTTAGGGCCCATTCTATCCATAGAAAGAAAACATCAACAGAAAAAAGGTGAAAATTAGCATCAAAGTGTGTTTGGTCATAGCAGATAATAAGAACATAGAAATTCATGCCGACATGATACTTTCTTTAAAATTCCGACGATTTGTAATGATTTTTTCACGCGAATCACGGAAGAACCTATTGCAAAAAAAGAACGAAGAGCACGGCTTTGGCCTTTCCAACCCTTAGGGCATCTGCAACTGGGCGACACGAATGGGACGGCTGCGTTCGATTGCGTCGGCATGTGAACGCCGAAATGATCCCCAGACTAACAATGTCTGTTTGCGTCGGGGGCAGCCCCGGCGGGCCGATACATTTCGTCCGGCGAGGCCGGTATGTTCTCTATTTGTAGCTACTTGAAACCATCTAGGATTCCACCAAATTTCTATGTTTAATGTACGAAATTAAACTAGGtacttgtggtgacccggcataccactgcatggtgtagtatgcaagtctgatataacaccaatgaaacaccgttccactagtattatatcgctcagagtggtacaacagaaacatatgcgggtccaaggcatgtctatagaattacaacattgactctgttacataagatcatcacagcctcctactttacaatgaggtaaaactgcaaataactccagaagaacgactcgtagactaatcttatcacgaactctagttgtagagtatttaactagctaccgaggctatgaatagattctagctaaataggagctaagtttaggaagctagttcccttctattgctaatctaggtttctccttgttggatgtgttatctgcctcctctgacaggttctgtcccttgaagtagttgttgactcctcggtcttcgtgttgcactgtagatcctccttcggtgcctccatatctaagcagggaatttaagggtgggatgagtacgagcgtactcaacaaattcattataggaaagaggtgtttaatgcactagctacatcattagaccagaaagtctaataccaatgcaggttttcataatcatttcttcaagagattgcttttattcagaagaactatgtccgtcagccttcaccggtttactagaacttcatggagctcctttccggccgcgttcgcagttccatatcccggaacagggagtgacaggtcacggttctttacactctgcagaggtgtgttgctttacccataagagatcttaaccttggtgccaaccgggtgatcttcccgtccacacttccgatggtgtgaggcccggtataaggtctagccaatcatgttcctccgctacctcgaacacccaccctttgttgcatgccccgaccctgggtccacgtcggtcccattattcctgtagatttcaaggtggaccccgaccacgacaacgatgctcgggctctaccatacactcctacgccggtagctgcaacccatcctagaccgcaataccgtggggacttaggactccccagcctcaccatcttgctccttcgggcgacaagtgtactacggactatgccgtggggacttaggactccccagcctcaccagcttgccccctttgattacaagtgtactacggtaaagcgcatccgttgatgaacgagaggtggaaacacttttgactactccgccccactccggatcttatggttaacacgggtattacggcacaagaatcactggcgacatttgttgtttaatcctagatggatattaacccttgcaatggaacctccaccatatcaacacaatccatggttccattgcccaccacatagtcatattcatagttatgaaaatagtggttttaatttttatgcaatagtgataaccataatactttgcaagtaatttgatagaaatactcaaatggcatgagtaagtgatgaacttgcctttcttgactgcaagattatgcaggcaaggtcttcgatacgcaataactccaaattttgaaatagcatcatcgtccggtaaggacgatgtttaaaagattggcaaggatgcaataatgcataagtatgagatgcaatcgctctaagcgtgacctaaccccgatgatttaggagaagtgagttgtaatgattggtttagggtgtgtttcacttttagaatgattctcatataaggttcttattcaggtgtgattacttggtatcatgaacaggtagttaatagagcataataatcaattgagcagacaaagaatgataattggcataatg includes these proteins:
- the LOC124670486 gene encoding CRM-domain containing factor CFM2, chloroplastic, producing MLLQFSPHLLLSLPVATSKPRHGRSRPPPIRASAPAEPELLAKSALRRISDKLRSLGYLETSPAPAPSPAPNAPSPGEIFVPTPAQLPRHRVGSTLDPSWATGDGEADVARRGRRDAAAAPPSAAELTLPRDELRRLQGIGIRLRRRLKVGKPGVTEGVVNGIHERWRNVELVKIRCDDISAMNMKRTHQILERKTGGLVIWRSGSTIILYRGTNYEYPYFHGQQKLDDRLKDESSEQSSSDEEQSRSEEDAGNHAEDDSVDDEDEEGDNFGIVCGEQRSIGEEHGNRGNVSVLQSIIREKDANRPTISSKGPVVHRQEVNLSFRPAAKNNDGAANKHHARFNISTNVDRPSEVRPSGRPTLVTGVGSPNKFRLQLPGEVKLAEEGDKLLDGLGPRFSDWWGYDPLPVDADLLPAMVPGFRRPFRLLPSGVPPKLTDREMTILRRLARPLPYHYALGRSSNLQGLAASMIKLWERCEVAKIAMKRGSHCIDSELVSEELKGLTGGTLLARDNESIVLYRGKDFLPPAVSVAIEKRRKHDNSTISKLKPEIEESLPTQDASELKMASDASVHRHECYEDKNEVETSGTEYKTESPDTVPHNVETRLSQALAEKVKAEKLLEELEKASQPSIAETRESISEEERYMLRKVGLQMKPFLLLGRRGVFDGTIENMHLHWKYRELVKLICKEHSMEDVKYAARTLEAESGGILVAVERVSKGHAIIMYRGKNYQRPSTLRPKSLLNKKDALKRSVELQRRKSLKLHVLNLSKNIDYLRGQMVNKSHENKGMHDLSNNSRTLEETSEEVPEVALEFFEPEGEECTSDGTDRALNLTRSGVPLDDTQKLCLNALKDDSSEASRPYANESSSTASSDNLIKYQKRLSFPVAYHSDSGSEVDFKDAKTLGPSQAMDETIMDQRCTSHLSTRAAPLTNRERLVLRKQALQMKKRPVLAIGRNNVITGVATTIRTHFKKHPLAIVNIKNRADGTPVQQLISELEEATGSVLVSREPNKVILYRGWGAEMSQKSSKEDSTVEGEKEVISPQLLEAIRLECGFHPGESQ